The Nicotiana tomentosiformis chromosome 9, ASM39032v3, whole genome shotgun sequence genome contains the following window.
ataaggtttttaatgaggcagctagcaatgcgtattactaaatatatgtactctttttccttcactaggatttttttcccacaaggttttttcctagtaaggttttaacgaggcacaatacctttttaatgaatatccaagggggagtgttataaaaataattatattgtggatgtccatttattaccccgctatagataatcttcctgaagacgattatccatttagtactctgttgaagtttatctacaagcagctgatgcaggcaggttgcaagcagctcaatgaaataatttgcagcagcttcttattaaacaggcaggttgcaagcagctcatgcagacagcttacaagcagctaaagaaaagccttgcagctgcttcctgaaaagcctcgcagctgcttcctttcttctataaatagaggagtctgcagttcattatgtacataagtttgaaatttgaataatatatcagtttctctctatacttatctttactttatagtttttattttataacacacaTGTCTTTTTCGTATAGATAGTTGAGGGTAAAACCTGTTTTTTCAGAAAAATAGTTGCTTATGAATATGCAGAGGGTAGTTACGGAACTTCACATTCCTTGCCGCCCCTTTCCCTTCTCATTTCCCGCCAAAATATAGCTAAGAACATTTTAGAGAGAGACAGTGTGTGAAATCGGAGAATCAAATGGATATGGAGATTCCAGATGCAGCTGAGCTCGAATGGCTTGAAGCCAACACCTCTTACCCTGACGATGACCTCGATTTCGAAGATGATTTTCCTCAACAACCTCCGTCCCCACCTTCAGAACCCGGATCTGAGCCAATTCCATCCCAACCCGACCCGAAACCAACTCTCCCACTTCCGCCAATACCCTCACTACCAAAACCCCAATTTCAGATCAGTGGTAAGAAACGGTTCCTGTCCGATGATTTAAATGAAGTTGTCATAACAGAGGAGAAGAGGAGTAGAGTTGAGAGATTGGAGGATAATGAGGATGAGGATTGGCTTAGGTATTCGCCTCCGAAGCAACCTGAGGAGGAGGAACCGGTGGTGCTGGTGGAACAGGAAGAGAAGATTTTGGCGAAGTACGCCTTGGAGATTGACGGGGATTGTGTACCGGTGACCGGTTTGGATGGTGAGAGGGTTTATGCTAAGATATGTAGAGTTGAAAATGAAAGGGTTAAGAAATTGGAGGTTAAGGCCCGTGATTCTATTGGTGAGCAAgttcatttcttttcttatcaATATCAATAATTCTGCCTTTTTTTTCCATAAAAAACTTAACGTGTTATAACGAGTTAGTTACCATTTTTATCAGATTAACAATAATGTTTATCTAAGAGGTTCACATGTAATTATCTAACAAGTGACCTGACTGTGTAAATAGTGTATGGAATTTGAACTCTATCCGCACTTACCATGTCATGCGCCTATGCTAAgttaaattttccaattttttccTAGTTAGAATGGATTGGATGCACTTATCCAATCAATAATTTAGTATGATTGACTAGTTATTCACTTTGTTCTTTTGTCTCATTTTCACTGGGAAATAAGCTAATTAATGGATTCGATGTCCTGGTGTCTTGGTATTAGTAGACTGGTTAAAGATGCATGAATTTTTGGGTTAAAGTTTCTGCTGTAGGGTTGTTGACGGAGTAAGCAAAGAGAGTTGCCAACACAAAAAGGAAGTGTAGATAAGTGAATTTCGATTATGGTCAgaaattttgaaaaagaaaggGAATTGAAATGCAAGCCGATGAATTTTCCGTCACGTAATTTTTTTTGCGTTCTTTTAACTCTTTTGCCTATTCCTCCAGTGTTTTCTTAGTTTAATTGGATGATTGTCAAGTAAAGGGGGATGCTGTATGTTTCATTTACTCAGTTATGAAATGTAACATTTACGTAGTGCTGTTTTTGCATATGACCATATAAACTTTCTTTTTTAAGCGTCTGTTGTAATAGTCTATGGTAACCATGAGACCTTTGGTCATAGCGGATTAAGGATAATCCATATGGACAGAGGCAGGGACACGATAATATCGGAGAGATGCAGACCGGAGAGAGAGATAGGCAGCAGAGGGGTAAACGATTCCTAACTACCTATATATATGATCTTAAATTGCATTGCCTGAAAAAAAATAGCCGTCCTCTTAAGTATCAGGCATAAAGGAAATTCTCATACGATCTGGTTTTGGAGTTAATCGAACATTCTGCTACCTACTCTAAAAGCTTATTAATGTGAAAGTACTTCCAAATCATCTTTGTGCTGTACATAATAAGCCATCCTCTACATTTTGTTAACAAGCTCTGTGCTGTCTTTCCATCTTTGTTACTGAAATCTCCAAATTTTTGGCTGAATGTCTAAGCAAGTGCTGATGTTCTACAGGTCTTATTCAGGAACCTGTCAGGGTCCTAATGCAAAGAGTGGAACACGACCAATTCACAAAGGTGCAGTTTCTATTAGACCAGCCATGCCCCACTATCATTCAATCAATCAATCTATCAACTGTGCTCAAATCAGTCTCCACTATAAAGCTAAATTTACTCTGAATGATCTTATCAAATCGAAACAGAAGAAAGATTGAAATTCTCTATGATATTTACAGATTCTTCTGGAGTCCATGAGTAGAACACAATTCAATGCATACGTATCACTGAAATAAATAATAACAAGTAGTACTATGAAATGGAAATGAAACACGATCAGTTCACAAGAGTTGAGTTTCTGTATAAGGTTTCCCGAATCTCTGAAAATGTCACAACAGTTTTGAAATGTCTTGCACATTAAAATGGAGGAAAACAGGAAAAGAATTCTCAACTATAAACTACtattaagaagaagaaaggaggtATTTTCCCTATCCTGTCAATTATAGTTCTTTCTGAAAGTCCTGCatcattttccttctttttttggtTCTCCATGGATTTTTCCCTGTTATTTTATTTGTGCCCATACGAATTTGAGGGTTAGTGCACTGAATATGCTAACAGGACTTCCTCATTTTGTATCACTGCTTTTGAAGGAGGGATAATATCTTTGTCCGTTCACTGGTTGTCTCTATGCCTTCTCCCCTTGTTCCTTTGGATGGATTGGAGACTTGTCAAATGAAGCATTAACCTTTGCAGCTAAAGTTTCCGAAAAATTTTCTGTGTTTTTTATGTGTAAGATCTTTGTTCCTCCTTGAAATTTTTCCTCCTTTGTCTTAAAGGCCCTGGAAGCTAGTTCTGAAGATCTAAACGAAGCAAATCTCCCAATAGGAACTGTGGTGCATGAGCAACTTTGGGTGGATAAATATGCTCCTAGTTCATTTACAGAGCTTCTCAGTGATGAGCAAACAAATCGTCaggtactgcatattcatttattCTTATAATGGGTTCTACTTAGTATTTACATTTAAAAAATTGAAGCGTTTTCACCTATCATTTTTTAGGTGTTTCCTTATAGATATTCTGCTTTGGGTTTTGACTTTTCTGGTCACTCTTTTGTAGGTATTAATGTGGTTGAAGCAGTGGGATTCCTGtgtttttggggttgaaattaaAAGTACTACAGATGATGTCTTGTCTTCTCTGAAACGGCATTCGTCAGTTATTCAACATCCAAGACGTTCTTCTAGGAGTTCTTTTGGAAATACCAGAGAACCCAGTATAGACAATGAGAGAGCTCATAATGATTTGCATCCAGAGAATAGTGATTCGAACGGAATTAAGGACCTTTGGGACAAGAAGCACAGACAAGGCGGTCCTCCAGAACAAAAGGTCAGTCAAACTGGCTCTTTTCCACTTTGTTCCATTGGTGACTCGGACCCCCAAGGGCCCCAACCTTATGGTTGGAGTTGCATGGCCCTTACTACTAGGTTATCCCTCCCTTGTCAATCTTATAGTTTGTTTGAAATGACCCTTAGCTGGTGTGCTTTGTTGCTTGCTTTGATCTGATTTCTTTTTAAATATAAGCATATGATGGAAGAGTAGATATTgatcttctcttctttttcatGTTCCACAATATTATTGTAGGAAATGTTTATGTCTTCTTTTGAAATATTCATCTTCTCAAATATTAGTAATTTTATGATGCAGTCAACAAGCGATGAGACCAAGTATGGTAAAACCCCTAAGCTATAAGACACCAATGAAACCAAGGATGGATAAAACCACTAAGCCATAAGATAAGCAATGAGTTGATACCACAATTCCACACCTAGAAACCGTTCCTGCCATTTATTGAACTGCTGGCTTTTTCCTCTTTTTCAATGAGACTTTACTTAGGAATATTGGGAGTATGGATCAACATATGGATTTCTTAGATTTGTTAGGGGAAAGGATGTAGTTGCTTATGTGATGTAGTGCAGTATGTTCTGGTCTTTCTGGAGTCCTGTACTTTATTTTGTACCATCTTGGTACCTTTATGAATAATACCTTTACTGATTCAAACAAAAAAAGAGACTTTACTACTAGGTGATACTTtccttttattcttgttaaagTGCCTGGGGAGTGGTGGAAAGGGGTCTGCCATTGCTTTTGCACTTAGTGATTGGTGATCATCTCTCTTTACTCAGCAGCCTCTCATGTGTCATTTTCTTGAGTTTTGACAGCTGTTTCCTATCATCTTGGCTCTGCTCTACTTTTTGAGGTAGGTGGTCCAACAATTTGTGATCAAATCAAGCTCAGCTAATCTGAAGTCATACTCTGCCTAATCATCTGAAACATTCCTATTTTTGATTCACCAACTGTTTGTTACTTTTCACCATGTGTTTGGTTGTGTTTCTCAACGGGGTCCAAGGTTTAAAGCTCCCTTGATGAGCTTGAATGATTAACTGAACATAGGGCATTCAAGAAACAAGAAAAAGGGGAGGGGGACTTTAGTGGACTTGGTTTTCCCAATGAATCGCCCTATTCTTTGTAATAAGCTAGTCCTATTTAAAGGACCGTACTAATTAAAAAGTGGGCAAGCAGATTTATCAAAGAATTGCATAGATCTGGAGCTCTCTCTTTCTCAACGAGGTCCAAGGTTTCAAGCTCCCTCAATGAGCTTGAGTGATTAATCAAAAATAGGGCATTTAAGAAACAAGAACAAAGGGAAGGAGACGTTATTAACTTGGATTTCCCTGTCGATCGCCCTGTGACGCGATCTGTTCCTTGTTCTCCCAACATCatgtcattaaggataaaatggaaATATTAATGCTAAAAAGTTGTCAAATATAAAAAAATGTCATTCTTTTTAGAACATACTGAAAAAAGAAAGAGTGCCATGTAAATGGAACAGAGAGAGTATTTATTTATGTGCTGTAGATAAGTGGATATTATCATTGTAGCAGGTTGATGTGTTTCAAGCTAAGTTCAAAGTGGTCTCTGGAAGGTTGTCTAGGTGGACCATTGAAAATCGCCGATTCACATATGGCTTTATAAGCTTCGATTTGCTGAGAAGGTAGACAAGGACGCTTGAAAGCCTTGAATAGCCGTCCTCTACTTCTTAATGCAGTCCTAGATTAGTGGTCCAGATGCCAGATGATCTCTCATTATGcactttcatgttttgcatctTTGGTCATATTCCTATTATTTGAAGTTAGCCACTATTCTCCCCAATCCTGTATAATACATATTGCATATATGGAAATAATGTAAGTTTTATACAGTATACTTATCACCTGCTTGTCCTCTGTTTATTAGTTCCTTatttctttctcatttttattcTGATTTTTCTAAATTGTGAGAAACCAATTGCTTGCAGGTCCTTTTGTTTTGCGGTCCTCCTGGGCTTGGGAAAACAACACTTGCACATGTTGCTGCTCAGCATTGTGGGTATCGAGTGGTTGAGGTCTTGTAACTCACTCATTTCAAACAGTCCCGTATAGTTGTTTATTTGAACTTTGACTCCTTTTGATCTTATTATTGTAATAATTAAAGAGATCTGGTGAGAGATTGTAGCACATTGCAAATGACATTTATGAATTAATTTGTTACCATGAAGGATCTGAAAAGGTCATTTAATTTTATTCTACTCTTTAGTATGTGCTAGAATAACAAGTTTACTTGACTCAGACCTAAATTCTACATATGCTACAACCCTGGGTGCTAGTGGTTTATGTCTCTTATTTTGGATAAGAACTTTCCCGGGAATTGTATTTTCTTTAAACCAGTTCAGATGAAAGAAAACATGTGCAATTCAACTTGACCTACATACTAGAAGCCCGTACCCAGCAGATGCCCTTTGCTATGCCTGCATTCTAGTGTGTGCTTGGCTATTCTCAAGTTTCGTTGATATGTTGATGACTAAACTTGATTTCCCTGCTGAATATGAGCTACATAAACTCAAAATGCCTTCATACCTACTTCCAACCTTACACATCCTCTGAATCAATTTAATCTGAAGTAATAGATGTCTGTTTATCTGTTGATTGAAATGCTTCCTTTGCAGATTAATGCAAGTGATGATCGATCATCCTCCAGTATTGAAGCTAAAATACATGATGTTGTTCAAATGAACTCTGTAAATGCTGATTCAAAGCCCAAATGTTTGGTCAGTTTATTGTTGTGGTTTTTGATTTTAAATCTTCCTCTGATAATTCAAAGCCCAAATTTTTTGTCAGAATATAGTTTTGATTTTTTCAAATCTTTCTCAGCTGAACCTACGTTTTTATTTCTGAATCATGATTCATGTTTTGCTGTTCTAGGTTATTGATGAAATAGATGGGGCTCTTAATGATGGAAAGGGAGCTGTAGAGGTCATCCTAAAATTGGTAATTTTCGTATTTGCTTTTGATTTGTTTCACCCTGGTAATTTTAGTAATCCCAGTATGACTGCTAATAACTTATAGCTGTAGGAAAACCCTGCGTTAATTTTTTTGTATTGAGCTACAGTAATACGACGGTCTCCGGAAGAGTCATATGGGCCATTTTCAGCACCACATACCCCTCTTGCTTGTATCATATTCAAAACTTTAGACGTATAAAGAAATCAAGATTTGTGAAGAACTTCAATTGAACATACAtagattgatttaagatcggTTGAACCTACTGCTAATTAATTTTCAATGGAGTATATATTTTGCATGTATACTTTGCTATTTATTTTACAGCTTGAATGATACAGATATGTTCAACTTATTCTTTTCTGGAGAAGGATATGTTCAAGTTTTATAAAAGCTAATAACTCATTgatccttttcttttctcttttatttggtgtgtatgtgtgtgtgtgtgtgaatctTCAAAGATAAACTAATTCATTGAAATGTAAGATTTCTAGTCCTAGCTTTATTAGGTAATGCAGATTATGACTCGAAATCATTAAAGACCTGTGGAAAAACGTGCACCTGGTACTGCTAACTATAATAAGTTAGTCTGTAGGAACTTGATAGAAAGCTAATATCAGTAATATGGAGTGCTCTGTGGCACCATACATTTTTCATAATTAATCTGAAGTGAATTTCAACGTTTGAGTCGACCTGTAACTTTTCCTTGACAGTATGTATGTTTCtggggcagcccggtgcacaaaaGCATCCCCcgttcacgcagggtccggggaagggccgcaccccaaagggtgtgatgtagacagcctacccAAATGCATGTTTCTGATAGAATAATAATGTGTACTTTCACAATGCAGGTTTCTGCTGAAAGAAAATTGGGTGCTAGCAAAGAAAATGAACCTGATGGAGGAAATGCTGGGCAGAAGTCATCATCAAAAAAGAGGCACCAAAAAGCATCCTTGCTAAGACCTGTAAGAGTGGATTTGTCTAAAAATGCTCATTTGTATATTAACCTGTCTGTAGTCATGGCATTCTCAAATCTCAACTGTTGTGCTTCATTTGCAGGTTATTTGCATTTGTAATGACCTTTATGCTCCTGCCTTAAGGCCTTTGCGTCAGATAGCAAAGTAAGTAATGCTTAAATTTTACAAGACATCAGATTGAAGTACATAGATTAGCATCTAGAGTTCTGACCTAAATACTAGGTCCATGACAAAAGCCATGTCAGACAAAGTATTTATAGAAGAATGGAGGGTGAAACATTGAGAATATAGATTTTGTTTCAATGTTATTTTACTTCACTACTTTCTGATAAGTATCTGCTTTGTCTTTGTTTGACACCCTTCGAGATAGATGATGTTTCAGGAAAAGTGAAACCTACTGTGCTTTCTATAAATTAATTTTCATGGGTCAAATCCAAGAGGTTGTAAAAATCAAGTAGTTTTTACTGGAATTTAGAAATAAAGAGCAGCTTGGCGATTTTGTTGCTTTACCAGTGTGACCACCTATGTGATCCCCATGTGTCTTCAAGGTtaatcttttctcttcttttctttcttctccttCTTTCTTTCTCCTCATATTCCAATCAATTGTTTTGTGTGTGAATGGTGCAATTGATGCACTAGTTCAGACTCCGTGTGTGCTACAGAGCCTATCGGTTGCTCCGTATAAACTTCCTTAGCAAGTAATCTGTGGAAGAAAGCATCCTCGATATCTATCTGATTATAATGAAACAAGACTGACATAGAAGGACTCTGGGTTCAACTATTTCCTAAGTTTCCTTTTTAGATTTTTCAGAAAAGAGGTTCAACTTCAATAAGTTTTAATCAATCAACTAAACTTCCACCCCTAAACTAGTTGGGATCAATTATGCAGATCATTTGGTTAGATACTTCTAGTAACATATGAAGTCTATTTGTGTATGACCCTGATACCTTTTGTAGTCAAATGTTAATGATTATCTGTAGGACAATTTCACATAGTTCTCAATATTATATCTAATTACATaactaacaacaacaacccagtgaaatcccactaaatggggtctggggagggtaattaCATAACTAACAAAGTACTTATTTATGTGGTTGGAATTGCAGGGTTCATGTATTTGTCCAACCAACTGTAAGTCGTGTTGTTAACAGGTACTTGCTACTAAATTATCAGATGAATCCTCTGGAATTTATTTTCCATTTTTTGCATGATTAACTGCTTTGGTAGAGTATAAGGTAAACCTACAGGGAGACCAGATTAACGTCCAAGCATAAGCCATCTTTCAGATTTAAAGAATGCATGGCCCCAAGTGAAATGAGAGATTTCAAATCGTTAGGAGATTTGACACCTATAACTCGCCAAAGTCTAATATTTTGTCCAAGTTAACCGGATAAAATATCTAAAAGCCAATGGTTGTTAGTCATACAGTCACAAAAAGGAAGGACTTCCTGTCAGACAAAGTTGAGGGTATTTACATATGTAGATGACCATTACAAAATTCTTAGACATCAACAAAAGGATATGCATCTGATTGAATCTTACGGCTTGTAAAGGATTTCAAATTTCACGTGAATGGAGTTTAAGATAACGCAGATTGAGGGGGGTAATAAAAATCCAAACTTGCAAGTCTGAATGTTTTCTGCAATATGTATGCTGCTATCAAACATGCGTTAACAATATTTATTTTGGGAGTCCTATGTTTCCAAGGGCTTCTTAGCCTATCATATTGACAAAAGAGAACTTTATTTGGTTTAGCTCTCTCAAAAGTCATGCTATATTAATGACTTGTATAACTCTTCCTGTCGATACTATTGGAAAGTTATATCTTGGCTGACAAGGTAATTGAAAGAATCTGATAAAGCATCAAAAGTATTCTGCCGATTCTCTTTTGTTTTGTGTTCTTATTTCTTGTATATGATCAATTGGGTGATTCAGCAACATACTCGGTGTAATCCCACATTGTGGGGTCTGGGAATTGGGTGATTGGCATTTCCAAATTATAAATCAAAAAGTATTGACACTTTCACGTATTCCATGAGTCCTTTATGTTTTAAGAAGTATACACATATTGGTAATAAGCACCTATCTTGTTCCAATTTTCAGTTGTCCTTGCTTTAGTTTAGACCTGTCATAGAACAATCTGTTTTTATTTAGCAGTGCtagtatattcaaaagatatgcATAAATCTAACAAAGCCTACTTTTGTAGGCTCAAATATATATGTAACAAAGAAGGAGTGAAGACAAGCTCCATCGCTCTTACTGCTCTAGCAGAGTATACCGGTGAGTGCCATTCCGTCGTTTTGTTTGCAGATATCAGTTATGAAATCTGAATTTCTCTGATGAGATGTGGTGTAATATCGTATGATATAATTGATATACATTGAGTTCAAAGCTTGCAAAAATAACCTGTATAAAGTGCCAGACCAAACATTTAGATTACTATTTTCAGGGAATTTAAGCACTTTTTACCTGCCTATTGGCCGCCTTCGGAACTTCCAATATCACGTAGCTGTGGCAAGAAAAAGTTCCGATTGTCATTCGAACCAAATTGAAATGATCATCCTAGGCTGCAATTCCCCCGAAACAAAAATTTATTTGGAGTATCTGATGCACGATAAATTATTAACAAGTGGAGGGGCTGCCAAAAGGACTATTGAAAAGTGATGTATACACTTGCTTACTCACATATGCAAATACCTGTATACAGAATATCTTAATTACCTATTTGAGTCAACCTTTGTAGGGCTATATTCAGGGAATAAACTTTATATGTTTGATGTTAATTAGTTTGAGAAAGATTAGCGGAAGAGACAGTGTTTCTAAAGGAGGCAGAATCACTCACATTAAAAGTGTTCTCAGCACTATTGCCACTTCCTCTCTATATACACACTACCTACATCAGTTACTGAACACTTGGTAAAGCGAGGAGGGAATTATTGTGAAAAGGCATGTGAGATGAATTTAAGCATTGTTCAATGGGATGAGATACTCAAACCTTTCAGACACAGTGGCTTTGGTATGAAGGGGCTGAAGAAACCAACTCAAAATTTTCTGGGAAAATGGTTATGGTGGTCTGCTCATGAGAAAGATGGATAACTGATGGAGGAACTTGAGTCTGTTATTCTTCTTTTAGGATGGCTGCTATGTTAAATTTTGTGGTGATCTCTGGACTGGTAATCTTTCTAAGAGATACGTTTCCTGCACAATTTTAGTTTGTTGCGAATAATGCCTTGGACCTGCAGTTATGTCCAACAGTAGTGATGGAGTGACCACAGATGTCACTAGCAGAGCTAGTAACGATTATAATCCACACAGATTATGACTCGTTCACACTTCGGTATAAGCTCCCAGTTATATGGGAGGGAACAGGCAGTTTGTTTGCTAAAGACAATGAGAAGGGAGTCTTTTCAGTTATATGTCTCTTTGC
Protein-coding sequences here:
- the LOC104106782 gene encoding uncharacterized protein, which produces MDMEIPDAAELEWLEANTSYPDDDLDFEDDFPQQPPSPPSEPGSEPIPSQPDPKPTLPLPPIPSLPKPQFQISGKKRFLSDDLNEVVITEEKRSRVERLEDNEDEDWLRYSPPKQPEEEEPVVLVEQEEKILAKYALEIDGDCVPVTGLDGERVYAKICRVENERVKKLEVKARDSIGLIQEPVRVLMQRVEHDQFTKALEASSEDLNEANLPIGTVVHEQLWVDKYAPSSFTELLSDEQTNRQVLMWLKQWDSCVFGVEIKSTTDDVLSSLKRHSSVIQHPRRSSRSSFGNTREPSIDNERAHNDLHPENSDSNGIKDLWDKKHRQGGPPEQKVLLFCGPPGLGKTTLAHVAAQHCGYRVVEINASDDRSSSSIEAKIHDVVQMNSVNADSKPKCLVIDEIDGALNDGKGAVEVILKLVSAERKLGASKENEPDGGNAGQKSSSKKRHQKASLLRPVICICNDLYAPALRPLRQIAKVHVFVQPTVSRVVNRLKYICNKEGVKTSSIALTALAEYTECDIRSCLNTLQFLNKKKETLNVLELSSQVVGRKDAARSAFDIWKEILQKRKVKQAKKSFNCFSSMSNDFETLHSLISHRGDYDLILDGIHENILQLHYTDPVMQKTVKCSDILGCSDIFHQYTMHTQHFSLQVYQPPLAISIHSLIAQIGKPNIEWPKSFQRYRTMSIEKKEILHSWKNKISPCISRHLSTKSFVEDLISPFLHILSPPTLKPVALHLLSEKEKTDLAQLVNIMVSYATTYKNIKSHPSLGMQYGASDASMLSLDPPVGEFMNFKGYNSCHLVLASAVKLVLVHEVEKQKILQGSINLHSPPTGVESQDVLRCGNSSTPSEASASLDKTIHLRDPSRQKQYDLPSTSSQNKRSSGGTAASGKMCLPEGKKKPFVDSRSFFDRFRKPSGKATQDMNDAKPGPKSERDSRPLLFKFNEGYTNAVKRPVRIREFLQ